GTCAGCGCGCGATGTGAAACTGGCGAAAGCGATTGACGCGTTCGTTTAGCGCCGACCAGCGCCTCTTCTAGCGGCCCAGAGGCTGGGTGGTTTGCCGCACCATTTTGCGCAAGCGGCCCGGCATCCAACGCGCGGCAAAGCCGATGCGTTTGGCTGACTTGCCGACCAGCGTGTGCAGCTTTTCGCCATGCACAGCTTCCCAAGCTGCTTCGGCGACTTCTTCAACCGGCGTGATTTCTAGACCGGCCTGCTTGACCGTCTCGCGGATCGCTTCGTTAGTGCCCGCATTTGGCGCGTGTTCGAGCAGCGGAGTGTCGATGAAGCTAGGCATCAGCGAACGAACTTTGATCCCGAATTCATCCCACTCCGCATCAAGCGACTCCGTAATCGCGCGCACGCCGAACTTGGTCGCTGAGTAAACCGACGCGCCGCCAGTTCCGTATATGCCCGCCGCGCTGGCGGTGTTGAGCAGGCACGAACCCGGCGCGGTCTTTTGCAGATAGGGCAGGGCGGCCTGCGCGCCGAACAGCACGCCTTTCAGATTGATATCGAGGCAGCGCTCGATCTCGTCGACCGAGTTCTCGCTGAGCGATCCGCCGATGGGGATACCGGCATTGTTGAACAACACGTCCACACGGCCGCCAGATGCGTCAACGAATGCCTCCAGCGCCGTGTCCCAAGCAGCGCGATCACGCACATCAAATTTGTGGCTGAACGAAGCGCCATCGGGAATGAGTGCTGCGGTGCCTTTCATGCCCTCGCTATCAATATCGCCAAGGCCGACAAACCAGCCGCGTGCGCCGAAATATTGCGCAACCGCACGGCCAATCCCTGACCCACCGCCCGTAATGAAAATCGCCTGATGATCGCTCACGCATAATCTCCTGATTCTTGGAGGGCGTAGCGGTTGGAGACTAGCTTGTCAGCCAAACTCTACCGTCATTGCGAGGAGCGAAGCGACGCGGCAATCCAGAGCTAGCGCTTTACACTCTGGATTGCCGCGCTTCGCTCGCAATGACGTGGCGAACATCAATCACGCAATGCTTCGCTCAAGCCTTTCACATGCTCTGCGCCTTCGACCAACTCGGCAGTCGAGCCGGATACCGTATACCCGATTGGCTCCGACCTGCCGCCGAGCCACTCGGCAAGAAAGTTTTCGGTCACTGCATTGAAGGCGATATTGTTGGCGGGATTGGCGAAGCCGTGGCCTTCATCAGGGTAGAGGACATAGGTCACCGGAATGCCTTTTTCCTTCATCGCGCCGACAATTTGATCGCTCTCTGCCTGATTGACGCGGGGATCGTTTGCGCCCTGGCCGATCAGCAGCGGTTTCACGATATTGCCTGCGGAATTGAGCGGGCTGCGCTCTTTCAGCATTGCAAGGCCTTCGGGCGTATTCGGATTGCCCATCCGCTCGTGGAACTGTGCGATCATCGGCTCCCAATATGGCGGGATAGTCGCAAGCAATGTTTCGAGGTTTGACGGGCCGACGATGTCCACACCGCAGGCAAAGACATCGGGTGTGAAGGTCAATCCGGCGAGCGTCGCATAGCCGCCATAGGACCCGCCCATGATCGCGACTTTGTCTGCCTGCGCGATACCTTCATCGACTGCCCATTTGACTGCATCGATCAGATCATCATGCATTCTTTTGCCCCATTCGAGGTCTGCGGCAGAGATGAAATCCTTGCCGAAGCCGGTGGAGCCGCGGAAGTTCACGCTCAGCACCGCATAACCGCGATTGGCGAGCCATTGGTGATAGGAATTAAACCCGTAATCATCGCGCGCCCATGGGCCGCCATGAACCAGCAGCACCATCGGAACAGGACTATCTGCGCCTGCCGGGACGGTGAGATAAGAGGGCAGGGTGAGACCATCGCGCGCTTTGATTTCCAGCGTCTGCATCGGCTGCAATGGCGCGCCGACCAATTCTGGCCGTCCGGTATAGAAATCGGTTAGCGTCTGCGCCTCACGATCATAGATATAGGTCTGCGCTGGCGCGGTAAGCGGATCGTTCCAGACGATCCATTTGGTGTCATCTTCGGTCCGGCTGGAGACGCCGAAATCACCATCCAATTGCTTACCAAGCCAGTCGAGCGATGCGCCGATGTCCGGATCAATCGCGGTCCACTCGGTTGTCAGGTAAGTGAAGGAATAGGCCTGCACTTCGCCGGTTTTCGGATGGCCCATCACGCCGCCAATATCGGCCTTGTCATTCTCGGCGATCAGCGTGCGTTCGCCGGTCTCGACATTCTGCGCAAAGAGCGCCGCCGTGTTGCGATCGCGGCTATCGATCCAGTACATGATCGAGCCGTCCGTCGTGAAGCCAGCGGGCTGGGTGGTCAGCGAGTCTTCCAGCCCGGTGCTGTCGCTTGGCTCTTCGGCAATTTCGCCGTCAATGATTGGGAAGAAGTCCATCCCGCCCGCCGCATTGGGCGCGACCGCCAGCCGCAACTCCAGATTATCGTCAGCCATAAACCCGGCATAGGCGTCATTCTGTTGAACCAGCGTCAGTTCGCCCGAATTGAGATCAAGCAAATAGGCATCATGGAGCCGCGCATCGCGGTTGTTGAGGCCGATCAGGATTTTGTCGCGGATGGTCTCGGACGATCCAATCATATCGACGCGCGTGTTTTCAAAATCGGTCAGTGTGCGCTCTTTGCCAGTGACGATGTCGATGCCGTAAAGCAGGAAATTCTCGTCGCCGCCTTTGTCCTGGATGTAGAGCAGACTCTGTGCATCGGGTGCCCAGAAATATTGCTGGATCGGGCGTTCGGTCGCTGCCGTCATTGCTTTGCCAGCGGTGGGATCACCTACCGGTGCCATCCACACATTCAGCACACCGTCGAGAGGCGCCAGCCAACTCAGCCATTTGCCGTCGGGACTGATTTGCCCGCCTGCCTTGGTCGGATTGCCGAACAGGTGCTCGCGCGGGATCAGTGGAGTCGTGTCGGCGGGAATGGTCATGGGGGACGGGGCTTTCTGCTGTGGGTCTTGTGTCTCAAATAGGACGCCAGATAGAATAGTGAACACCGCACTGTGGTGAAAAGCTCGAACGCAGCAAACCATGTTGCGCTTGCTTGGCCGCTTAACTAGGCTGTCGTCGACACAAAGGGGACATCATGACAAAGACTGTGAAACGGCCGGGCGCTGAAACCAAGCGTTGGAAGAAACCCGAAGTGGTTGCGATTACACCTGTGCGCCAGACACGCGGTGCCTCGATCATCCTTACCAGAGGTGTCGAGATGGCTTTTTATTCGCCATCTTAATCCGAAACCGCTGCCTAAAGCGCCGGATTATCGTAACAATGCCATGAAAAGATAGCGAGCGCGCCGCGATGCGGGCTGAATTTTTCGGCCAACGCGCGCGCTTCTTTTTCTGATGGGCGTTCATCCAGACCCAGTAATTTATGCATCGCCGCTTGCACTGCCAGATCGCCTGCGGGCCAGATGTCGGGGCGTCCTTCGGCGAACAGCAGATATATCTCCGCCGACCAGCGCCCGATGCCTTTGATCTTGGTAAGTTCGGCGATGGCTTCCTCATCGTGGTCCGGCAAATCGTCGAGCTTCAGTTCCTCGCTCACCACCAACTCGCACAGAGACCGCGCATAGCCTTGCTTCTGCCGCGACAGTCCGCAGGCGCGCAATGCGTCGAAATCGCGTGAGAGCAATTCATCGGGCGCAATGTCCTCGCCCAATTCGATCTCCAGCTTGTTCCAAACTGATGCCGCCGCAGCCACGCTAACCTGCTGACCGACAATGGTGCGCAGCAAAGTCCGGTAGCCGGTCGGACGGATGCGCGGTTCGGGGTATCCGCAGCGTATCAGGGCAATACCGAAGGCAGGTTCCATAGCTGCGACATGGTCGATGCCTTGCTTGATCTGCTCTTTGGTTAGACCCATCTGGTGTTCCTATCGCTTGCAATACGCGGCCCCGTCTTTTAGCAGCCGCGCAAATTGGCCATTTCCGGTCGCCTATTATTCGGAGCCTGCTCATCATGCCCAAGCTGATCGTCGTCAACCGTGATGGTGAAGAATCAACCGTAGACGTCGGCGAGGGCCTGACCGTGATGGAAGCTATCCGCGACAATGGTTTTGATGAATTGCTGGCGCTGTGCGGCGGCTGTTGTTCGTGCGCGACGTGCCACGTGCATGTCGATCCGGCTTTTGCAGACAAGCTGCCTGAAATCAGCGAAGATGAAGATGATCTGCTGGAAAGCTCCGATCACCGCGCTGAAAACTCGCGCCTCAGCTGTCAGGTGCCGTTTACGCCTGAGCTCGATGGTCTGAAAGTCACCATCGCTCCTGAAGATTGAGTGTTTCCGCGCGTAGCGGAACTGCGTTGAACTGGTGCGCCCTAGCACCTAGTTCACGCTTATGATTACCAATATTCCGCGGAAAGACGCGATTGAACTGATCGGCAATACGCCGCTGGTGCTTCTGCAAGCGGCGAGCGAAGCGGCAGGCTGCGAAATTTACGGCAAATGCGAATTCGCCAATCCTGGCGCGTCGGTTAAAGACCGCGCGGCGCTGGGTATTATCCGTGATGCAGAGGCTAGCGGCGAATTGACACCCGGCGGCACGATTGTCGAAGGCACTGCGGGTAATACCGGGATCGGAATTGCGCTGGTGGCCAATGCGCTTGGCTACAAAACCATGATCGTGATGCCGGACAACCAGTCCAAAGAGAAAATGGATACGCTGCGCGCGCTCGGCGCAGAGCTGGTGCTGGTTCCGCCAACCAAGTTCTCCGACTGCAATCACTTCGTACATACTTCGCGCCGATTGGCGGACGAAACCGTAGGCGCCATTTGGGCAAACCAGTTCGACAATACGGCCAACCGCAAGGTCCATATCGAAACCACGGCGGCTGAGATATGGGATCAGCTGGAGGGCAGGGTGGATGGCTTCACTTGCGCTGCCGGAACCGGGGGCACAATTGCCGGCGTCGGGCTTGGCTTGAAGGAACGCGACGAAAATGTGCAGATTGCACTGACGGATCCACATGGCGCGGCGCTCTACAGCTATTACGCAGAAGGGGAGCTTAAGTCCGAAGGCACATCTGTCGCGGAGGGCATCGGGCAGGGCCGGATAACCGGCAATCTCGAAGGCGCACCGATCGATACGCAGTTCCGTATTTCTGATGAAGAAGGCCTGCAATGGGTCGAGCGCCTGCTGCGCGAAGAGGGCATGTGCCTTGGCCTGTCATCCGGCATCAACGTTGCCGGAGCGGTCGCACTGGGTAAGCAATTGGTCGCCAACGGGCGTGAAGATGCGCGTGTAGTGACGATCCTGTGTGACACCGGCTTCCGTTACCTTTCAACGCTTTATAATGCGGAGTGGCTGGCATCGAAAGGCCTGCCGGTGTTCGGCTGGCTCGAGCGCTGAGCCATTTCTCTTTGACTAAACCGGCCACTCGGCTAGATTCTGCCCATGGCCAATCGTTTCATACGCCGGATTTTGCACGGACCTGCTGAGCAAGCGGATGCCCCGCTCGGTGGGACGCGGGCTGAAGCGATCCAGCGGCTTCAGGTGGGCTTGTCGGGCATTGGTCTGATGATCATCCTCGTCGCTTTGGCGGACGTGGTTAGCGAACGTGCCGAGCAAACCGATGCAGCTAGCGTGCCCGAGGCTGTCGCGACCGTAGAGCCGGAATCTACCGAAGCACCGCAAAGCGATCCACTGGCAGAAGCCGGTGTAGTGCCTGAATTGCCCGCTGAGCCGGACCCGACGCCGACGGCGAGCGTTTTGCGCCAGGATATTCTGGTGCCCGATGCGCAATAAAGCGTGACTGCAAGAAAGCTCGCATCTCTTGCCATTGCCGTAGCTTTTCTGATCGGCATGGCCGTTTGGAATTTTGCACGTGTGCCAGCTCCAATTGAGGATGGTCAACCAAAACAACGGCTTGGTCTGATGACCTCTCTGCCAATCTATTGGGGTGAAGGTGAAGGATTCGGCGATATGCTGGCGGATGACCAGCATCAGCATTGGGTAAAAGAACAGCTGGAACGGCGTTTTGAGCTGATCCCGCTGGATATTCTCTCTGCATCTGGTTCGCTCGAGCCGAATAGTGATCTAGCCGGTTTGGAATTCCTGATGCTGGCGCAGCCAAGCGCTCTTGCACCAGCCGATTTTGTTGCGCTCGACAATTGGGTCAAAGGCGGCGGCATGCTGCTGCTTTTTGCAGACCCGATGCTGACCGAGCATTCTGAATTCGGCCTCGGTGATCGCCGGCGTCCGCAGGACATCGCTTTGCTCGGACCGATCCTGACCCGCTGGGGGTTGCGACAATTCTATGATCAGGATCAGCCTGATGCGCTGCGCTTCATTTCCTATGACAGCATTGCGATACCGGTCCATAAAACCGGTCAGATCGAGATTGTGCCCACCGATGCAGTGACCTGCGAGCTGGTGTCTGAAAGCGTCATCGCCTCATGCGTGATCGGGCAGGGCACAGCTCTCATTGTATCCGATGCGGCGGTGCTGGAGCATGAAGCCGATCCAGCAATTTCTAGCGAAGCGCTGGACAAGTTGCTACGAAGCGCGTTCAAACCAGCCCGATGAATGGCCACGATGTGGCCTTACGATCGATCCGGGGATTTCACGGGTGAGACACTCTGTATCGGAGTCGAGGCTCCCTTTTTTGGGGATTTGACGGGGAATATCCGGGATATCGTGGTTTTTTCAGGAGTAAATGGGGTGATAATGGGAGTGACGTTAAGTATATTATCTGTTTAATAACAGAACTTTAATGAGTAATCCCAAGATATCCCTTAATTTTCCCTAGCATCCCGTGATTTCGCGGGTTATCACCACTTTCCATCAGACATTGAGTCTTCTGCTGCGTTTCATCTCCATGAAGCGAGCTGCCCGTGCCTATGCGCGGGCGGAAGCGGGGAAGATGTGTCTGGGGAATGGGTTTGAAACACGGTTTTGGGGGAAGAAGTGGCGGAAATGCGTCACAGTTACAGCGGACAGGCCTTGACCCTTCTGGGGGACAAGGACCGTTTCGTTATACCTCCCGAATTTCGCAAGATCGTCCGCGCCTCGAGCGATGATAAACGCATCCTTTGCCTTGCCAAGCATGACCGTTGGGACTGCCTCGTCGGTTTTGGCTTGTCCCGCCAGGAAGAGCTTGAAGA
This genomic window from Pontixanthobacter aestiaquae contains:
- a CDS encoding SDR family oxidoreductase, translated to MSDHQAIFITGGGSGIGRAVAQYFGARGWFVGLGDIDSEGMKGTAALIPDGASFSHKFDVRDRAAWDTALEAFVDASGGRVDVLFNNAGIPIGGSLSENSVDEIERCLDINLKGVLFGAQAALPYLQKTAPGSCLLNTASAAGIYGTGGASVYSATKFGVRAITESLDAEWDEFGIKVRSLMPSFIDTPLLEHAPNAGTNEAIRETVKQAGLEITPVEEVAEAAWEAVHGEKLHTLVGKSAKRIGFAARWMPGRLRKMVRQTTQPLGR
- a CDS encoding S9 family peptidase, whose protein sequence is MTIPADTTPLIPREHLFGNPTKAGGQISPDGKWLSWLAPLDGVLNVWMAPVGDPTAGKAMTAATERPIQQYFWAPDAQSLLYIQDKGGDENFLLYGIDIVTGKERTLTDFENTRVDMIGSSETIRDKILIGLNNRDARLHDAYLLDLNSGELTLVQQNDAYAGFMADDNLELRLAVAPNAAGGMDFFPIIDGEIAEEPSDSTGLEDSLTTQPAGFTTDGSIMYWIDSRDRNTAALFAQNVETGERTLIAENDKADIGGVMGHPKTGEVQAYSFTYLTTEWTAIDPDIGASLDWLGKQLDGDFGVSSRTEDDTKWIVWNDPLTAPAQTYIYDREAQTLTDFYTGRPELVGAPLQPMQTLEIKARDGLTLPSYLTVPAGADSPVPMVLLVHGGPWARDDYGFNSYHQWLANRGYAVLSVNFRGSTGFGKDFISAADLEWGKRMHDDLIDAVKWAVDEGIAQADKVAIMGGSYGGYATLAGLTFTPDVFACGVDIVGPSNLETLLATIPPYWEPMIAQFHERMGNPNTPEGLAMLKERSPLNSAGNIVKPLLIGQGANDPRVNQAESDQIVGAMKEKGIPVTYVLYPDEGHGFANPANNIAFNAVTENFLAEWLGGRSEPIGYTVSGSTAELVEGAEHVKGLSEALRD
- a CDS encoding DNA-3-methyladenine glycosylase family protein, translated to MGLTKEQIKQGIDHVAAMEPAFGIALIRCGYPEPRIRPTGYRTLLRTIVGQQVSVAAAASVWNKLEIELGEDIAPDELLSRDFDALRACGLSRQKQGYARSLCELVVSEELKLDDLPDHDEEAIAELTKIKGIGRWSAEIYLLFAEGRPDIWPAGDLAVQAAMHKLLGLDERPSEKEARALAEKFSPHRGALAIFSWHCYDNPAL
- a CDS encoding 2Fe-2S iron-sulfur cluster-binding protein, which gives rise to MPKLIVVNRDGEESTVDVGEGLTVMEAIRDNGFDELLALCGGCCSCATCHVHVDPAFADKLPEISEDEDDLLESSDHRAENSRLSCQVPFTPELDGLKVTIAPED
- a CDS encoding cysteine synthase A, giving the protein MITNIPRKDAIELIGNTPLVLLQAASEAAGCEIYGKCEFANPGASVKDRAALGIIRDAEASGELTPGGTIVEGTAGNTGIGIALVANALGYKTMIVMPDNQSKEKMDTLRALGAELVLVPPTKFSDCNHFVHTSRRLADETVGAIWANQFDNTANRKVHIETTAAEIWDQLEGRVDGFTCAAGTGGTIAGVGLGLKERDENVQIALTDPHGAALYSYYAEGELKSEGTSVAEGIGQGRITGNLEGAPIDTQFRISDEEGLQWVERLLREEGMCLGLSSGINVAGAVALGKQLVANGREDARVVTILCDTGFRYLSTLYNAEWLASKGLPVFGWLER
- a CDS encoding motility-associated ABC transporter substrate-binding family protein, which produces MTARKLASLAIAVAFLIGMAVWNFARVPAPIEDGQPKQRLGLMTSLPIYWGEGEGFGDMLADDQHQHWVKEQLERRFELIPLDILSASGSLEPNSDLAGLEFLMLAQPSALAPADFVALDNWVKGGGMLLLFADPMLTEHSEFGLGDRRRPQDIALLGPILTRWGLRQFYDQDQPDALRFISYDSIAIPVHKTGQIEIVPTDAVTCELVSESVIASCVIGQGTALIVSDAAVLEHEADPAISSEALDKLLRSAFKPAR